Proteins encoded within one genomic window of Mycolicibacterium aubagnense:
- a CDS encoding PucR family transcriptional regulator, whose protein sequence is MAGGGDRGGANDALTHAVAGIGTRLDARLTDITRSVAEQLVSDIAELRGEEQLQQVLDDSVTANIDAFFAAVRHGISIDLLHAPAAALEHARRLAQRDISANVLVRSYRLGHQAVLKEVLEEIRAADLGPGLGLDVFDVMSTISFNYIDRISQEVVEVYQQARESWLENRNSVRITEIRELLAGGDVDVDAATLAIRYPLQRTHLAVVLWCGDAEDRLAEMERLVRQFAASIGAADSPLFISVDRATAWAWVAVPAAVVDEAVTCLGSLVPADGPYVAVGTPQCGVAGFRLSYRQAEDARMVAVASAPQRRFTAFSHRGIALAALLGSNVDALSAWAAEVLGPLSCSTDSDQRLRETLQAFLKAGGSNKAAAEELHLHTNSVKYRVQRAIERRGRPIEDDRLDVEVALLLCSLFGDQLLDQADDGGS, encoded by the coding sequence ATGGCCGGTGGCGGGGACCGGGGCGGAGCGAATGACGCGTTGACGCACGCGGTGGCCGGGATCGGCACGCGCCTGGACGCTCGGCTCACCGACATCACGCGCTCGGTCGCCGAGCAGCTGGTGTCCGACATCGCCGAACTGCGCGGTGAAGAGCAACTTCAGCAGGTCCTGGACGATTCGGTCACGGCGAACATCGATGCGTTCTTTGCCGCGGTCCGGCACGGGATCTCGATCGACCTGTTGCATGCCCCCGCGGCCGCGCTCGAACACGCGCGCCGGCTGGCCCAGCGGGACATCTCGGCCAATGTGCTGGTCCGGTCGTACCGGCTCGGCCATCAGGCGGTGCTGAAAGAGGTGCTCGAGGAGATCAGGGCCGCGGACCTCGGTCCGGGACTGGGGCTGGACGTCTTCGACGTGATGTCGACGATTTCGTTCAACTACATCGACAGGATCTCCCAAGAAGTCGTCGAGGTGTACCAGCAAGCCCGCGAGAGCTGGCTGGAGAACCGAAACAGCGTGCGCATCACGGAGATTCGCGAGCTGCTCGCCGGCGGCGACGTCGACGTCGACGCTGCGACCCTGGCAATCCGATACCCACTGCAGCGCACCCATCTCGCGGTGGTGCTGTGGTGCGGGGACGCCGAGGACCGGTTGGCCGAGATGGAGCGCCTCGTGCGGCAGTTCGCCGCATCGATCGGCGCGGCGGATTCTCCGCTGTTCATCTCGGTGGATCGTGCCACGGCATGGGCCTGGGTCGCGGTGCCCGCGGCGGTTGTGGACGAGGCGGTGACGTGCCTGGGCAGCCTGGTGCCGGCCGACGGCCCATATGTCGCCGTCGGTACCCCGCAGTGCGGCGTGGCCGGGTTTCGGCTCTCGTACCGGCAGGCCGAAGACGCCCGCATGGTCGCCGTGGCGTCGGCCCCGCAACGCCGGTTCACCGCATTCAGCCACCGCGGCATCGCGCTCGCGGCGCTGTTGGGGTCGAATGTCGACGCGTTGTCGGCCTGGGCGGCGGAAGTCCTTGGTCCGCTGTCCTGTTCGACCGACAGCGACCAGCGCCTCCGGGAGACGCTGCAGGCCTTCCTGAAGGCCGGTGGCAGCAACAAGGCCGCGGCCGAGGAACTGCACCTGCACACCAATTCGGTGAAGTACCGGGTCCAGCGGGCGATCGAACGCCGGGGCCGGCCCATCGAGGACGACCGACTGGATGTGGAGGTCGCGCTGCTGTTGTGCAGTCTGTTCGGTGACCAGCTGC
- a CDS encoding NADPH-dependent FMN reductase: protein MADTKVLVLVGSLRAASLNRQLAEVAVESAPEGVTVRVADGLGELPFYNEDLDNESVSEAVVALRQIAGDADAILAVTPEYNGTIPAVLKNAIDWLSRPYGAGAVVGKPLAVIGTALGQYGGVWAHDESRKSFGIAGADVVDVKLSLPASAFDGKHPREAAEVVDGVRGVIAKLAAEVG, encoded by the coding sequence ATGGCAGATACCAAGGTCCTGGTCCTGGTCGGCAGCCTGCGTGCGGCCTCGCTGAACCGGCAGCTCGCCGAGGTGGCGGTCGAATCGGCGCCCGAAGGCGTGACGGTACGGGTGGCGGACGGACTGGGCGAGCTGCCCTTCTACAACGAAGACCTGGACAACGAGTCGGTATCCGAAGCGGTCGTGGCGCTGCGTCAGATCGCCGGCGACGCGGATGCCATCCTGGCTGTCACCCCCGAGTACAACGGCACCATCCCGGCTGTCCTGAAGAACGCGATCGACTGGCTGTCCCGCCCCTACGGTGCCGGCGCCGTCGTCGGCAAGCCGCTGGCGGTCATCGGCACCGCGCTGGGGCAGTACGGCGGTGTGTGGGCGCACGACGAGAGCCGTAAGTCATTCGGCATCGCCGGTGCGGATGTCGTGGACGTCAAGCTGTCCCTGCCGGCGTCGGCGTTCGACGGCAAGCATCCGCGCGAGGCTGCCGAGGTGGTCGACGGAGTGCGTGGCGTGATCGCCAAGCTGGCCGCCGAGGTCGGCTGA
- a CDS encoding TetR/AcrR family transcriptional regulator, with amino-acid sequence MPGLPMTPAAPVERGDAARNRLLLLDAARRLIAEHGADAVTMDDIAVEAGVGKGTLFRRFGSRSGLMLVLLDEDEQVEQKAMMFGPPPLGPGAPPLERLLAYGRDRLQFVWQHRALLSDAGRDPQSRFGAAAAVHRTHIRMLLHSAGTTGNLDAQTDALLALLEADYVSHQHDDLGRSLQAQGDAWESVAHKLCGR; translated from the coding sequence ATGCCAGGCCTGCCCATGACCCCCGCGGCGCCGGTCGAGCGCGGTGATGCAGCGCGCAACCGGCTTCTGCTGCTCGACGCGGCCCGGCGCCTCATCGCCGAGCACGGCGCCGACGCCGTCACCATGGACGACATCGCGGTCGAGGCCGGTGTCGGCAAGGGCACCTTGTTCCGCCGGTTCGGCAGCCGCTCCGGCCTGATGCTCGTGCTCCTCGACGAGGACGAGCAGGTCGAGCAGAAAGCCATGATGTTCGGCCCGCCTCCCCTGGGTCCCGGCGCACCGCCGCTGGAGCGACTACTCGCCTATGGCCGCGACCGACTCCAGTTCGTCTGGCAGCACCGCGCCCTGCTGTCCGACGCGGGCCGCGATCCGCAGAGCCGCTTCGGGGCCGCTGCCGCCGTCCACCGCACCCACATCCGGATGCTGCTGCACTCGGCGGGCACCACAGGGAACCTGGACGCCCAGACCGATGCCCTGCTGGCCCTTCTCGAAGCCGACTACGTCAGCCACCAGCACGACGATCTCGGCCGCAGCCTGCAGGCGCAGGGCGACGCATGGGAAAGCGTGGCGCACAAGCTTTGTGGACGCTGA
- a CDS encoding DNA polymerase IV has protein sequence MTWVLHVDLDQFLASVELRRHPELVGQPVIVGGSGDPTEPRKVVTCASYEAREFGVHAGMPLRTAARKCPEAVFLPSDAAAYDEASDQVMGLLRDLGHPVEVWGWDEAYVGATVDDPFELAEKIRAVIAAGTGLSCSVGISDNKQRAKVATGFGKPAGVFALTAENWMTVMGDRPVDALWGVGPKTAKKLAELDITTVAKLARTDAELLTSTFGPTTGLWILLLAKGGGDSNVTAEPWVPRSRSHVVTFPEDLTDTADMEGAVIELARRTLDEIVEQGRVVTRVAVTLRTKTFFTRTKIRKLPVAGTDLESITRTAIDLLHDFELDRPVRLLGVRLELEMPDRC, from the coding sequence GTGACGTGGGTACTGCACGTCGACCTGGACCAGTTCCTGGCTTCCGTCGAACTGCGCCGTCACCCAGAGCTGGTCGGGCAGCCGGTCATCGTCGGCGGGAGCGGCGATCCCACCGAACCCCGCAAAGTGGTCACCTGCGCCTCCTACGAGGCACGGGAATTCGGCGTCCACGCCGGGATGCCGCTGCGCACCGCCGCCCGTAAATGCCCCGAGGCCGTCTTCCTCCCTTCCGATGCGGCCGCCTACGATGAAGCCTCCGACCAAGTGATGGGCCTGCTCCGCGACCTCGGACATCCGGTCGAGGTGTGGGGCTGGGACGAGGCGTACGTCGGTGCGACCGTGGATGATCCGTTCGAGCTGGCCGAGAAGATTCGGGCCGTGATCGCCGCCGGGACCGGTCTGTCGTGCAGCGTCGGCATCAGTGACAACAAGCAGCGCGCCAAGGTCGCCACCGGATTCGGCAAGCCGGCCGGGGTTTTCGCGCTCACCGCCGAGAACTGGATGACGGTCATGGGCGACCGGCCGGTCGACGCGCTCTGGGGCGTGGGCCCCAAGACCGCCAAAAAGCTTGCCGAGCTGGATATCACGACTGTCGCGAAGCTGGCCCGCACCGATGCCGAGCTGCTCACCTCGACCTTCGGCCCGACCACCGGATTGTGGATTCTGTTGCTGGCCAAGGGCGGCGGCGACAGCAACGTGACGGCCGAACCGTGGGTGCCGCGGTCGCGCAGTCATGTGGTGACGTTCCCGGAAGACCTCACCGACACCGCCGACATGGAAGGCGCGGTGATCGAGCTGGCGCGCCGGACTCTGGATGAGATCGTCGAGCAGGGCCGTGTCGTCACCAGAGTCGCCGTGACGCTGCGCACCAAAACGTTCTTCACCCGCACCAAGATTCGCAAGCTGCCGGTGGCCGGTACTGACCTGGAGTCCATCACCAGGACCGCAATCGATCTGCTGCACGACTTCGAACTGGACCGGCCGGTGCGTCTGCTCGGGGTCCGGCTGGAATTGGAGATGCCCGACAGGTGCTGA
- a CDS encoding AAA family ATPase yields the protein MLTTIAIRGYRSLREIVLPLSELTVVTGANGTGKSSVYRALGLLADCGRGEVIGSLAREGGLQSVLWAGPENTSGARRTGTTEGTTRTRPVSLELGFAATDFGYFIDLGLPQDPGHNSMFGQDPEIKRETVFAGPSPRPSSTLVRRTRTYAEVASDSGRGFDELTRALPSYRSVLAEYANPEALPELAAVRDRLRDWRFYDGFRADREAPARRRQVGTRTPVLSDDGSDLAAAVQTILEAGFDDLARAVADAFDGAEISVSSDGGLFELQLHQRGMLRPLRSAELSDGTLRFLLWGAALLSPEPPALMVLNEPETSLHPDLVGPLADMIAAAARKTQLVVVTHSARLRERLAACDASEVELVKQWGETEIDGQTMISAPPWDWGKR from the coding sequence GTGCTGACCACCATCGCCATCCGGGGCTACCGGTCGCTGCGCGAGATCGTCCTGCCCCTATCGGAACTGACCGTGGTGACCGGAGCCAACGGCACCGGCAAGTCCTCGGTGTACCGGGCGCTGGGCCTGCTCGCCGACTGCGGGCGCGGGGAGGTCATCGGGTCTCTGGCCCGCGAAGGCGGATTGCAGTCCGTGCTGTGGGCCGGCCCGGAGAACACCAGCGGCGCCCGCCGGACCGGTACCACGGAGGGCACCACCCGGACCCGGCCGGTGTCACTCGAACTCGGCTTTGCGGCAACTGATTTCGGCTACTTCATCGACCTCGGCCTGCCGCAGGACCCGGGCCACAACTCGATGTTCGGCCAGGACCCCGAGATCAAGCGGGAGACGGTGTTCGCCGGGCCGTCTCCCCGGCCCAGCAGCACCCTGGTGCGTCGCACCCGGACCTACGCCGAAGTGGCCTCCGACTCGGGCCGCGGCTTCGACGAACTGACCCGAGCCCTGCCCAGCTACCGCAGCGTGCTGGCCGAGTACGCCAATCCCGAGGCGCTGCCCGAGCTCGCCGCGGTCCGGGATCGGTTGCGTGACTGGCGCTTCTACGACGGCTTCCGGGCCGACCGGGAGGCGCCGGCCCGCCGCCGCCAGGTGGGTACCCGGACCCCGGTGCTCAGCGACGATGGCAGCGATCTGGCCGCCGCCGTACAGACGATCCTCGAAGCCGGGTTCGACGATCTCGCGCGTGCGGTCGCAGATGCGTTCGACGGCGCCGAGATATCGGTGAGCTCCGACGGCGGGTTGTTCGAATTGCAGCTGCACCAACGCGGCATGCTCCGGCCGCTGCGGTCGGCCGAATTGTCCGACGGCACACTGCGATTCCTCCTCTGGGGTGCGGCCCTGCTGTCCCCGGAGCCGCCTGCGCTGATGGTGCTCAACGAGCCGGAGACGTCGCTGCATCCCGACCTGGTGGGCCCACTCGCGGACATGATCGCCGCCGCCGCGCGCAAGACGCAGCTTGTCGTGGTCACGCACTCGGCCCGGCTGCGCGAGCGGCTGGCCGCATGCGACGCGAGCGAAGTCGAGCTGGTCAAGCAATGGGGCGAAACCGAGATCGACGGCCAGACCATGATCAGCGCGCCGCCGTGGGACTGGGGAAAGCGCTGA
- a CDS encoding SDR family oxidoreductase, with protein MTRWSGYAGKRCFVTGAASGIGRATALKLAQQGAVLYLTDRDATGLEQAVADVRALGGEVAAYRALDISDYDAVAAFAADIHNGHEAMDVVLNIAGISAWGTVSTLTHQHWRSMVDVNLMGPIHVIETMVPPMVAAGRGGRLANVSSAAGIVALPWHAAYSASKYGLRGVSEVLRFDLARHRIGVSVVVPGAVKTPLVQTVQIAGVDRDHPQVQRWVARFAGHAVSPEQAADKLLAGVAKNKFMIYTSPDIRALYLFKRLAWWPYSVSMRQVNVLFTRALRPKPR; from the coding sequence ATGACGCGATGGAGCGGCTACGCGGGCAAGCGGTGTTTCGTGACGGGGGCGGCCAGCGGCATCGGCCGGGCGACCGCGCTCAAGCTGGCCCAGCAGGGGGCAGTCCTGTATCTCACCGACCGTGATGCCACGGGGCTGGAACAGGCCGTCGCCGACGTTCGCGCGCTCGGCGGTGAAGTGGCCGCATACCGCGCGCTGGACATCTCCGACTACGACGCGGTCGCGGCCTTCGCCGCCGACATCCACAACGGGCACGAGGCCATGGATGTCGTGCTCAACATCGCCGGAATCTCGGCCTGGGGCACTGTCAGCACCCTGACCCATCAGCACTGGCGCTCGATGGTCGATGTCAACCTGATGGGTCCCATCCACGTCATCGAGACCATGGTCCCGCCCATGGTGGCCGCGGGCCGCGGCGGACGCTTGGCCAATGTGTCGTCGGCCGCGGGCATCGTCGCGCTGCCGTGGCACGCTGCCTACAGCGCCAGCAAGTACGGCCTGCGCGGCGTCAGCGAGGTACTGCGCTTCGATCTGGCCCGGCACCGCATCGGGGTGTCGGTCGTGGTGCCCGGCGCGGTGAAAACACCTCTGGTGCAAACGGTTCAGATCGCCGGCGTAGACCGCGACCATCCACAGGTGCAGCGCTGGGTGGCCAGGTTCGCCGGACACGCGGTGTCGCCGGAGCAGGCCGCGGACAAACTCCTCGCGGGAGTGGCCAAGAACAAGTTCATGATCTACACGTCGCCGGACATCCGGGCGCTGTACCTGTTCAAGCGGCTCGCGTGGTGGCCCTACAGTGTGTCCATGCGTCAGGTGAACGTGCTGTTCACGCGGGCGCTGCGGCCGAAGCCGCGCTGA
- a CDS encoding TetR/AcrR family transcriptional regulator: MSAEVETADKGRSRGDKQRDAIITAVRELLEERPFADLSVSTISARAGVARSGFYFYFDSKYSVLARIVSEAMEELDELTHNFAPREPDESPASFAKRMVGSAAAVYAINDPIMAACTAAQNTDAEIRDLMADFEDGVIDKIVGLVQQDSGRRPISDDLPALVRTLVSTTAYTLSRDSAFIGRGGDPQRAVDIVERLWLSALWGGGQLPG, from the coding sequence ATGAGCGCTGAAGTCGAGACGGCCGACAAGGGCCGCAGTCGCGGCGACAAACAACGCGACGCCATCATCACGGCGGTCCGGGAACTGCTGGAGGAACGACCCTTCGCCGACCTGTCCGTCAGCACCATCAGCGCCCGGGCCGGAGTGGCGCGGTCAGGTTTCTACTTCTACTTCGACTCCAAGTACTCCGTGCTGGCCCGGATCGTGTCCGAGGCAATGGAGGAACTCGACGAACTCACCCACAACTTCGCGCCGCGCGAGCCCGACGAGTCGCCGGCATCCTTCGCCAAACGGATGGTCGGCAGCGCGGCCGCGGTCTACGCCATCAACGACCCGATCATGGCGGCATGCACCGCAGCTCAGAACACGGACGCCGAAATCCGCGATTTGATGGCCGACTTCGAGGACGGCGTCATCGACAAGATCGTCGGCCTTGTTCAGCAAGACAGCGGCAGGCGCCCGATCTCAGACGATCTGCCGGCTCTGGTTCGCACCTTGGTGTCGACGACGGCCTATACGTTGTCGCGCGACAGCGCTTTCATCGGGCGCGGCGGAGACCCGCAGCGCGCCGTCGACATCGTGGAGCGGCTGTGGCTCAGCGCGTTATGGGGTGGCGGCCAACTCCCCGGATAA
- a CDS encoding cytochrome P450, with amino-acid sequence MATISTPRYLLDQAWRRLKPTPVTVPGMGIVEQRLRAKQWNEFVFAEPPAGSGLKAIMGDSGLPVIGHLIETFRGGPDYILEQYRKHGPLYFADSPALSAVMAVGPDATQAVFSNRNKDFSQRAWDPVIGPFFEGGLMLLDFDEHMFHRRIMQEAFTRTKLSGYVSHIDSVATSVLAKDWVANDSRFLFHPSVKELTLDIAAEVFMGIPAGTDHKLVTTINQAFTTTTRAGNAIVRTSVPPLTWWRGIQARKTLVDYFSRSIAEKRRSESTDMFSVLCHAQDEDGGSFTDDQIVSHMIFLMMAAHDTSTSTMTTMAYHLAANPEWQDKLRADSARIGDGPLDIEALEKLETYDLVINEALRMMTPLPFNFRRAVRDTDLLGYFIPAGTDVVTWPSVNHRLPELWTDPEKFDPDRFAEPRNEHKRHRYAFAPFGGGAHKCIGMVFGQLEIKTVMHRLLRRYRLELPHPGYQPWYDYGGMPVPVDGMPIVLRPLT; translated from the coding sequence ATGGCGACCATCAGCACCCCCCGCTACCTGCTCGATCAGGCCTGGCGCCGGCTCAAGCCGACGCCGGTCACCGTGCCCGGAATGGGGATCGTCGAACAGCGACTTCGGGCCAAGCAATGGAATGAATTCGTGTTCGCCGAGCCGCCGGCAGGCAGCGGCCTCAAGGCGATCATGGGCGACTCGGGTCTACCGGTCATCGGCCACCTGATCGAGACCTTCCGGGGCGGCCCTGACTACATCCTGGAGCAGTACCGCAAACACGGTCCGCTGTATTTCGCCGATTCACCCGCGCTGTCGGCCGTGATGGCGGTCGGACCGGACGCCACCCAGGCCGTCTTCTCCAACCGCAACAAGGACTTTTCTCAGCGGGCATGGGATCCGGTCATCGGCCCGTTCTTCGAAGGTGGGTTGATGCTGCTCGATTTCGACGAGCACATGTTCCACCGCCGCATCATGCAAGAGGCGTTCACTCGCACCAAGCTGTCCGGCTACGTCTCGCACATCGACTCGGTGGCCACCTCGGTGCTGGCCAAGGACTGGGTTGCCAACGACTCCCGGTTCCTGTTCCACCCCTCGGTCAAGGAGCTGACCCTGGACATCGCCGCGGAGGTCTTCATGGGCATCCCGGCAGGAACCGACCACAAGCTGGTCACCACCATCAACCAGGCCTTCACCACCACCACCCGGGCCGGCAATGCCATCGTCCGGACCTCGGTACCGCCGCTGACCTGGTGGCGCGGCATTCAGGCCCGCAAGACGCTGGTCGACTACTTCTCCCGTTCGATCGCAGAGAAGCGCCGCAGCGAGAGCACCGACATGTTCAGCGTGCTGTGTCACGCCCAGGACGAGGACGGCGGGAGCTTCACCGACGACCAGATCGTCAGCCACATGATCTTCCTCATGATGGCCGCTCACGACACCTCGACGTCGACCATGACCACCATGGCCTATCACCTGGCCGCCAACCCCGAGTGGCAGGACAAGCTGCGGGCGGATTCGGCCCGCATCGGCGATGGGCCGCTGGACATCGAAGCGCTGGAGAAGCTCGAGACCTACGACCTGGTGATCAACGAAGCGCTGCGGATGATGACGCCGCTGCCGTTCAACTTCCGGCGCGCCGTGCGGGACACCGACCTGTTGGGCTACTTCATTCCGGCCGGCACAGACGTGGTCACCTGGCCGTCGGTCAACCACCGACTCCCCGAGTTGTGGACAGACCCGGAAAAGTTCGACCCGGACCGTTTCGCCGAGCCACGCAACGAACACAAGAGACACCGGTACGCGTTCGCACCGTTCGGCGGCGGTGCGCACAAGTGCATCGGCATGGTGTTCGGTCAGCTCGAGATCAAGACCGTGATGCACCGGCTGCTGCGCCGCTACCGGCTGGAGTTGCCGCACCCCGGTTACCAGCCCTGGTACGACTACGGCGGCATGCCGGTACCCGTGGACGGCATGCCGATCGTCTTGCGACCACTCACCTAG
- a CDS encoding 2-isopropylmalate synthase, with protein sequence MFTSTAISTTSRFADLFDRPVPRDLREHAETMSHDTFIDHYGQQRGPIRLGSWGTAGDDGSRRGVTAVRRYRASIAVGDRIATSTAAATGPVAALTAMLHERGMAVEMIKFHQLPAVGGGIATFIHGTDGVCSEWAMGWARDPVQSALRAMIACANRLHA encoded by the coding sequence ATGTTCACCTCCACCGCCATCTCCACCACCTCGCGCTTCGCGGATCTGTTTGACCGTCCCGTGCCTCGTGACCTGCGTGAACACGCAGAAACGATGTCCCACGACACCTTCATCGACCACTACGGGCAGCAACGTGGGCCCATCCGTCTGGGCAGCTGGGGCACCGCGGGCGACGACGGCAGCCGCCGTGGCGTCACTGCCGTCCGGCGGTACCGGGCCAGCATCGCCGTCGGCGACCGCATCGCAACCTCCACCGCAGCGGCGACAGGCCCCGTCGCCGCCCTCACCGCCATGCTGCACGAGCGTGGCATGGCCGTCGAGATGATCAAGTTCCATCAACTGCCGGCCGTCGGCGGCGGAATCGCGACGTTCATCCACGGCACCGACGGCGTCTGCTCGGAGTGGGCCATGGGCTGGGCGCGAGACCCGGTCCAGTCAGCGCTGCGGGCGATGATCGCCTGCGCCAACCGGCTGCACGCGTGA
- a CDS encoding Fic/DOC family protein, with protein sequence MRESTAAAIAADHAVQQTLAAQRIEGWEPQRAHIVELGALASRAMEFGDYLARCRERYPSAPTRRRLLRRRVPYLIPGTSVLRNNFGIQDGPDLAAAEYEVTAGRMVLWHVRQGATEAGLDVRALHGELFGDVYPWAGKLRTVDLRRGGSAFTWQVDVAAAIGEIELAATVLADIGAGYDNARLAWELSRLYARYNQIHPFREGNGRTGMLLLHAVAGRCGRQLDFTDVTRAAWYAAARDSMPLHRDGHPSHRPFLWLLNRAVKSP encoded by the coding sequence ATGAGAGAGTCCACCGCGGCCGCGATCGCGGCCGACCACGCGGTGCAGCAGACGCTCGCCGCGCAGCGCATCGAAGGCTGGGAGCCCCAACGCGCCCACATCGTCGAGTTGGGTGCCTTGGCTTCCCGGGCAATGGAGTTCGGCGACTATCTCGCGCGGTGTCGCGAGCGGTACCCGTCGGCGCCGACGCGACGCCGGCTCCTCCGGCGCCGGGTGCCGTACCTGATCCCCGGCACATCGGTACTGCGCAACAACTTCGGGATTCAGGACGGACCGGATCTGGCGGCAGCGGAATATGAGGTGACGGCGGGCCGCATGGTGTTGTGGCACGTTCGACAGGGGGCGACGGAGGCGGGCCTGGACGTCCGCGCATTGCACGGCGAGCTCTTCGGTGACGTGTACCCGTGGGCCGGAAAGCTGCGCACCGTCGACCTTCGCCGCGGGGGCTCTGCCTTCACCTGGCAGGTGGACGTCGCCGCAGCAATAGGCGAAATCGAGCTTGCGGCAACGGTATTGGCAGACATCGGAGCCGGGTACGACAACGCCAGGCTGGCGTGGGAACTGTCCAGGCTGTACGCCCGGTACAACCAGATTCACCCATTCCGGGAAGGCAACGGGCGCACCGGGATGCTGCTGCTGCACGCGGTCGCCGGCCGGTGCGGGCGGCAACTGGACTTCACCGACGTCACCCGTGCCGCCTGGTATGCGGCCGCCCGGGACAGCATGCCGCTGCACCGCGATGGACACCCCAGCCACCGGCCGTTCCTGTGGCTGCTGAACCGCGCGGTGAAATCGCCTTGA
- a CDS encoding putative nucleotidyltransferase substrate binding domain-containing protein yields the protein MDAIAAIRAAEHEAALRSGIEAGLQAVRAAARASAPAVEVAAAWSAVLRCGVAAAVRLTPISRPWSWFVSGSVARGEAVAGSDVETLIVLDGYTARDEALEAAAVVHAVLERCGVRADANGVLASRSRFCRSAGAWSDGIAHWTADPRADRGVVMTGVLADSRAVHLADPSLAEDFLRAQVVRAAGDHYPARQYLLQDATTFRATFPSRLRMLANQSDAVDLKFAAIDPLVKIARWAALSAGATDLSTPSRLDAAGAAKVLDADDVSTLRECFTAMLRFRWMSRAVGDQVVLSELPPQERAMLRSAAREVAGISRKLTFLASTSAFR from the coding sequence ATGGACGCCATCGCCGCAATCCGTGCGGCGGAACACGAGGCCGCGCTGAGGTCGGGAATCGAGGCGGGCCTGCAGGCGGTGCGGGCCGCGGCACGGGCTTCTGCGCCGGCCGTCGAAGTGGCGGCCGCGTGGTCAGCGGTGCTCCGATGCGGCGTCGCAGCGGCCGTCCGGTTGACACCCATCAGCCGGCCGTGGTCGTGGTTCGTCTCCGGCAGTGTCGCCCGGGGTGAGGCGGTGGCCGGGTCCGACGTCGAGACGCTGATCGTGTTGGACGGCTACACCGCGCGCGACGAGGCGCTGGAAGCCGCGGCGGTGGTGCATGCCGTGCTGGAACGGTGCGGGGTGCGTGCCGACGCCAACGGGGTGCTGGCCAGCCGATCCAGGTTCTGCCGGTCGGCGGGCGCGTGGTCCGACGGCATCGCACACTGGACAGCCGACCCGCGGGCGGACCGTGGCGTGGTGATGACGGGCGTGCTGGCCGACTCGCGCGCTGTTCATCTGGCCGACCCGAGCCTGGCCGAAGATTTCCTACGTGCCCAGGTGGTGCGCGCCGCCGGCGATCACTACCCGGCCCGTCAGTACCTGCTGCAGGACGCCACCACGTTCCGGGCCACGTTCCCCTCTCGGCTGCGCATGCTGGCCAACCAGTCCGACGCCGTCGACCTCAAATTCGCGGCGATCGATCCGCTGGTGAAGATCGCGCGGTGGGCGGCGTTGTCGGCCGGCGCTACGGACCTGTCCACGCCGAGTCGGCTCGACGCGGCCGGCGCCGCGAAAGTGCTTGATGCCGATGATGTTTCGACCCTGCGCGAGTGTTTCACCGCGATGTTGAGATTTCGGTGGATGTCGCGCGCAGTGGGCGATCAGGTGGTCTTGTCGGAGCTGCCACCGCAGGAGCGGGCCATGCTGCGCAGTGCGGCGCGGGAGGTGGCCGGCATCAGCCGCAAACTGACCTTCCTCGCCTCGACGTCGGCGTTCCGCTGA
- a CDS encoding sulfite exporter TauE/SafE family protein — protein sequence MSWQHALLLLAAGVAGGLTGSIAGLASVATYPALLMVGLPPVAANVTNTVALTFNTVGSVWGSLPELDGMGPWLRRVLPVAALGGAAGAALLLALPAEGFEVVVPLLLGLSSVTIAIPQRPGADTEPGRGRELLIAVAIFVICLYGGYFGAAAGVVLLALMLHSGSESMAHANAAKNVILGAANGVAAVGFIALAPVNWVAVVPLGIGCLVGSRLGPVVVRHTPATPLRMTIAMAGLALAVKLGWDTYR from the coding sequence ATGAGCTGGCAGCACGCACTACTTCTGCTCGCCGCCGGTGTCGCAGGCGGCCTGACCGGAAGCATCGCGGGTCTGGCTTCCGTCGCGACCTACCCGGCGCTGCTGATGGTCGGGCTGCCGCCGGTGGCGGCGAACGTGACCAACACCGTCGCGCTCACGTTCAACACCGTCGGATCGGTCTGGGGCTCGCTCCCCGAACTCGACGGCATGGGTCCCTGGCTGCGCCGGGTCCTGCCGGTCGCCGCGCTCGGCGGGGCGGCCGGGGCCGCACTGCTGCTGGCTCTGCCCGCGGAGGGCTTCGAGGTCGTGGTTCCGCTACTGCTCGGGCTCTCGTCGGTCACCATCGCCATCCCGCAACGGCCGGGGGCCGACACCGAGCCCGGCCGGGGACGGGAGCTGCTCATCGCGGTCGCGATCTTCGTGATCTGTTTGTACGGAGGGTATTTCGGTGCTGCCGCCGGTGTGGTGCTGCTTGCCCTGATGCTGCACAGCGGCAGCGAGTCGATGGCCCATGCGAACGCCGCCAAGAACGTCATCCTCGGTGCGGCCAATGGCGTGGCCGCCGTGGGCTTCATCGCACTGGCGCCGGTGAACTGGGTCGCCGTGGTACCGCTGGGCATCGGGTGCCTGGTGGGCTCCCGACTGGGGCCGGTCGTGGTGCGGCACACGCCGGCGACGCCGCTGCGTATGACCATCGCGATGGCCGGCCTGGCGTTGGCCGTCAAACTGGGCTGGGATACCTACCGATAG